The DNA region TTTTTAATCTCTTTTCTATGCACAGATAGAGAGAAGAAAACTGAAATTGCTTCATCTTTTCACTTTGCTGCCTGCGGGGCCTTTCTTTTAttgctgtttttttgtttgtttgctgctGTCGCTGGTGTGGGTGagcaattgtgtgtgtgtgtttgtgtattttttttctgaaggaaATCCGTGTGACTAGTTCGATTTGCCTGGTGAGATTAATGCCCTAGCTTCTAAGAAGCACTTTGCGGTTTCTTTCCCCTTTTCCCCTCCccgatttgtttcattttttgcttcttttctaTCACTGTGTGCAACTCTTTCCTAGGAAAAAAAGAAGCGTTTCTCCGTTTAGTCTATAACCAATTTCCCGCcttgattttggaaaattaatcTCGATGAACTGCGCTAAAACAAATTGACTAACttatttcactttatttttgtttcgtttttcaAACAGCTTGCTTTCCTAATATAAAGTACGACCTAAgaggaaaaagtgaaaaattgcgTCTACGAAAATGACAAACTCATCTTCGAAATTGAGATTTTACTTACGTTTAAATCGtctttgtgtgtgtttgtgtgtgagtgtgtgtttgtgtgtatttttcctcctttttttaactttgtctTATTCATTCATCCTTTtttgcttctgctgctgctgctgcttcttcttGAGTTGGCTTGCGTTTAACGTACAACTTGATAACAAGAGAGATATCCGATGAAACCTAGAGGCTGGAGctggttttttttcctttaaagcACCCATCCAGCTTAAGTTCATCGCTTTGCTATAAACACTGCGCGCGCGGGATTTCTTAACTAGTTGCGATTTGTTTTGCTGGTAAtatttgctttgtttttgttttcatcgtAAAAATCTGCTGATATCTCgtataaattttttatgttcattatttatatgaaaaaatgtacAATAGTTGTGTTTGTGAGTGTGTGTCTTTTTGCTCTGCATTAATGTCGCTAGTCTCGATCAAGCTAATCAAAGATGAACGTATATGAAATAACCTCCAAAGCAGTTTAGTATGTACACACTAACGTTAAACGACTCCCCTCGGCGGCGAGAGGAGCTAAAGTTTCTGTATTTCTGTGGTTGGTCTgccagcatcatcatcatcatcatctggcAGCGACACTTCTTCTCGTCATTCTACAGTAAGCGTTATTGAGGCTTCTCCTGACCGGTGGAGTGTTTGCTGTCCTGGAAAATATAAGCAGGAAAATCAGTTGAGAATTTCGTTACAATTAAGTGTCACCAATCAACTCACTTGGTCAATTTCGTCCAACGACTCGAGCTTGGCGATTGGGGCGAAAATGTTCCAGTTGTGGCCCTCCGGGGTATCGTCCATGGGTTGattaaatgatgaaaattttgagcacctGGAAGAGAAAGAATGGGATCGGCATAAAACATTAGCTTACATAAATGAAACaaaccatattttttaaaaatttattgcaaaacaCAAACTAGAAGGCCTTCAGCACTTAAATCCTAAAAAGGTGCCTTTGGAAAAAATCCATTccgccctgtctaaatatttttgaaaaaattatggtaCACGACCCAAAACCCCTCGAGTTGAATCTGCGCAGAAATTGTGTTGGTCGGTGTAATcacagaaaccaaaaatataacaaaaatcgacattttgacactttggcttgattctgagggcagattccgATTCAGCCGATAAAATTACAtggataaaaactaacttaatccaataatgtggttgatgccttcctcactttttaccaacaatgagtaatatgagtggtttggacacatatttcagctatttttttgaatccagaaaaaaacgtacacacatataacttaagtaatcataactcgagacaaggttgccagatcttcaatgttttggactcattggaaaggttttttgattacctaaccaacgatgggtcggatggtggatccggacatagttttcatgcatataagtgagatccggataaatgtgaaaacacatttttatatataacttttgaactacttacttataacaaattttgatgtgataacttaaactgttataacatttacacacaagatcctctgtaattctttaagaaaaatgtcgactcggtcctaaccaggtcccagcaccgaaaaggacctaataaaaataattctatgaaaaaaaagtattattttgttgaataacATTGATTTTTCCAACATCTTTGTATTTTCCAAATAAAAGAATAGAAGCTTCGAAACAACTTGTTGGGTTTTATAGTATTgtgatatttgtttgatttattcTCATAATACATTGATATCTCTTATAATTATTAACATTGATTATACATTTTTAACCATATATGATTATATTTCAAACGCCTAACCCCCCCAAAAAATACTAACCCCTCTCAAAAAATATCCCAGGGCCTTCATATATTTTATGGACTGgatgagggagtcgtggatcgcCTGGCCCAAGTCACATGAATTTCATTGTCAATTTAATCATATCATAACAAATGGTTGGATagaaaagggtaattctccgccaactcacacagcagttgccccgacccctcttcgatttgcgtgaaactttgtcctaaggggtaacttttgtccctgatcacgaatccgaggtccgttttttgatatctcgtgaaggaggggcggtacgaccccttccatttttgaacatgtgaaaaaagaggtgtttttcaacaatttgcagcctgaaacggtgatgagatagacatttggtgtcaaagggacttttatgtaaaattagacgcccgatttgatggcgtactcagaattccgaaaaaacgtatttttcatcgaaaaaaacactaaaaaagttttaaaaattctcccattttccgttactcgactgtaaaaaattttggaacatgtcattttatgggaaatttaatgtacttttcgaatctacattgtcccagaagggtcattttttcatttagaacaaaatttttcaatttaaaatttcgtgttttttctaactttgcagggatattttttaaagtgtaacaatgttctacaaagttgtagagcagacaattacaaaaattttgatgtatagacacccgagcagacggaaataacttgggaaggtcagtttttgatattgtgagaagatcgaaatatgttattcggatgatcggattagttgttaaaataacaaaaaataataacaaagatttgttcgaagaataacttaaactgttattatgttgttattgcaataacaaaccaataacacagaaggaatcatgaaggaataacaagatttgttattttgtgcggagaggtggagcagcataataacaaaaattgttattgaactggtatgtctccataacaaaaaaagttattgttttggtttatttgtaatttgcaaataaacctgcagttgccataactcctctgtactagtcagggctgcagagtcgggtacctccaagcgactttaaatccatactttgaagacaactccgactctggatgcaggatatgacgtcaacgacgacttcagctctccaaaaatacccgacttcacagattccgactccaagtgaaagttgctgaaaatttgctaaatccgatgcagtctccgaggtctcactccagctcgaacttcaacgtcagctccgacttcctggctctgtgaaaataataacagtttttgttattcaaacttaaaaaattctcaataaataaatcaattccgttagagaatataacaaaatttaaaaaaaattaactctcaaaagtttattttattggattaattttagcttgaaaccccatttcatggtgaaataaatgaccccgataaaattggtcaaaattatttcatagctctagccaattttagcaaagtcccttagggggtatatcaaataattaaaaaatcaactttcaaaatttcaactttttagaataattttagcttaaggaccccatttcatggccaaaataatgaccctgacgaaattggtcaaaattatcccatagttctaaccatgttaaacaaagtcctttagggggtatatcaaataattaaaaaaaatcaactttcaaaatatcaactttttagaataactttagcttaaggacctcatttcatagccaaaataatgaccatgacgaaattggtcaaaattatcccatagttctagccaattttagcaaagtcccttaggggttatatcaaataatttaaaaaatcaactttcaaaatatcaactttttagaataactttagcttaaggaccccatttcatagccaaaataatgaccatgacgaaattggtcaaaattatcccatagttctagccaattttagcaaagtcccttagggggtatatcaaataattaaaaaaatcaactttcaaaatatcaactttttagaataactttagcttaaggaccccatttcatagccaaaataatgaccacgacgaaattggtcaaaattatcccatagttctagccaattttagcaaagtcccttagggggtatatcaaataattaaaaaatcaactttcaaaatttcaacttttaagaatgattttagcttaaggaccccatttcatgaccaaaataatgatccagatgaaattggtcaaaattatcccatatttctaaccattttaaacaaagtcccttagggggtatatcaaataattaaaaaaaatcaactttcaaaatttcttcttttaagaataattttagcttaaggaccccatttcatgaccaaaataatgatccggccgaaattagtcaaaattatcccaaagatctaaacatatttaacaaaataaaaaataataacagattgtgttatggacacttagaaacttttccatttatgcgatttatggtaattttatttctaagtcagtataccgaacgaataacaaattttgttattaggagagtttttgaaatgtataacatttcctcttattagcgtgttattaattattttcaatataatatcacttcaataccaaattttgttattttatcagaaactgttattattttttcttcttgaagttgaacttcaggataaaataataccactttttgttattttaacaggatttgttattgaaatattattaattttgttattaccgtctgcccgggcataaggggtttgcttataaacatcacgagttatcgcgattttatgaaaaaaagttttgaaaaagttggtcgtcatcgatcatggccattcatggtcacccgtgacagacacggacgacgaaacccgggcagacggtaataacaaaaatcatgacatttcaataacattttttgttaaaataacagaaactgttattgaatattcttgtaaataatttttggaagaaaaaataataacagtttctgttattttaacaaaaaatgttattgggatggtaTTCAATTGGAAATGTGGAATAAGATaacaataacagtttaagttatgtttttccATTTAATTCCATAATAACAGGAACcgttattggtttgatattccatttgaaatatgaaataagatgataataacagtttaagttatgtttCTCTGTTTAATTGCATAATAACAGGAactgttattggtttgatattccaTTGGAAATGAGAAATAAGacgataataacaattttagttatttttttcatattcgaccgtaacaaaaaaatattacattttgtttttgtaacaaaataattacTGAATCTGTTTAATAGATAAAATAATTAAGAAGCATCAGAttgaattctagattaaattttcaaaaggtcctatctgcataggaaacccatgactcataggttgttttgaaaatttactctagaattaaattaatgtaaaattaaaatcatatttttttgatattcctGGACTTTGCCAATTTGTTTAGTCCGCCTAGTTTAGCCAAATATTTTCGAATTATTTGGAGATTCCATTTTCAACCATTAGGTGCATTGAACATGATTTGCCCATGATTCACAAGTATTCTGTACAAAAAAACGTCCGTGCATTCTAAACCCTGTACACtgaaaccccgttggtttgacaccaattgttgttaaaagaaagggtcactttttagtctgTCCCCCATTTTACATAAGCTTACACTTACTGCCAAACATTTGGTTTGAGTTCCGtgttaaaaagtgacagttcgttacTGTTAACAGTGGCaaatttagtttgactttgtcaaaccaacgctGTAAatactaaaaagtgtcaaacgaaaaagtgaccaaccaccgaggGTACTCCCAGTTTTGAGGCAAGACAGTGGAAAAAAAACGAACGAGTTTGaacacaaataaaattaaacaaaagtttattaCACTTAACTTGAGTTTGTTTGATTTGTCACAAtacttcaataaaattttaattggacTAAATTGAAAACTCGGAAATGAAGAAAATCGATTGTGCACGGAGAACTGCAGCGAACATAAatataattaaagaaaaaaagtattggttttgaaattttctttatttattttctttattcataaaaactgatattttcttATATTATAAATTAAGGTATTTATGTTTTTTCCTAAACCGACCGGTAATTGCCAGTGTGCATAACAAGTTTGGGCACTTTTTCCGAATTCGGTTCATCCGCCATAGTGGCCATAAGTTTCTGCAAGTTCACTGGTAATTTCCCCCTAACTTGTCCATGTTTcagcggtgtatgcacttcggaaggaatcggtcaaggaaaatttcaaatgggcagcagcggcagcgaaagcaagccagagagggtgaagaaaagccccaagaaatcgctccctctcatttgttctgctgttcgtaaagctgtttcttgacccctttccttccgatctgcgtacTAGCCCTTCGAAAGGACGTCATCCGGATTCTGCGGACAGTCACTATCTTGCTCCCCGACCAGTGTTGACACCTTCACAATTTTCTCCCGGATCGCGTTCCAGATTCTTGCAATCTTGGGTGGATTCCTAAACCGTGGATTCTGTCCTTGCTGTTGGCCACTTTCAAGTCGGTGATAGTTGCTCTCGGTGCTTGGACGGCTGCAGAAGAGAAATGCAGAGTTGTGAAATTAACcttacttttaaattttattacttACCCATTTTCATAACTTGAGTGTAATGCCCATCGAACTGTCAATTCTTCACCCTtcagattgctcgaaaactgcCCAAGGCCCAAGGATTGACCACATCCGACAAAAATAGTTTCTGGTAGTCCTAATTTGTTCAGCATCAGCGTGTTCACGTCGATCTCTGACAGTCAGTCTGGACATTGGCCCGCGTCTCGGTGCTGGTAGGGTAACCGTATCAATCACGACCATCGTGTCCTCTCCGGGTCGACTTGTTTGAACAAGACACGTACACCAACACCATCAGCCTAGTCCGTGAACGCCAAAATCCGACCCATCGCGATTCCAATCTCACTCGCGATACGCGCTATACGGTTCATCGCAAACCACCGCGATCTTTGGCCACTGATGCTGATGGGAACTCTCGAGCAGTTAGCGATTTGGGCTGAGATCGTTCTTGCGGTCCGCCCCGAGGCCGTGATTTTCGCCAGCTGCTGGAACAGGCTGCACGAGCTGCGCAGAATCGAGGTAATCGCTAAACCAAGCTTAATCCGGCGGTACAACGTTGGTTCTGACGCGAGCACTTGTCGTTGCGGTACTTTTTTGCCGGACGAAATTGTTTGCCGTAGTAGGTCCAGCCGGCACGGAATCGTCTACCTTTCGTTGTTTACATCAGGACAGTGACAGTTGTGGTCGCGGGTGCCCGCTGAGAAATGTAACGCCCCGGTCGGCCTTCATCAGCTCCAGTTTTTTCAACCTTCAGGCTTATCGGAGCGTTTTATTTCTCAGAGGGTGGAATAGTGGGACTGAGTAACGGGATCTTTCAAAATCGAAGTGACGCATTCGCAAATGACGTTGCGTTTTATGTTTCTTGCCGTTCTGTGATACTTGCATGCAAgtatttctagcaaaacaatgtaaatgggtcaTTGTTTGGTCATTGCCGAAGTGTAATAGAGTCAATCCTGCTCATTCcttatgtaaacatcaacttacttgagcaggatagactctttgtttacacttcgacattggcccatttacattgttttgcttggttTTTGGATTGATTGTTTCGCCCTTATTCACCCAATTAGCATAATTTCTACACTAAACCTCATTTAAATCtagtcaaagaaaaaaaaaaaaaacatagttcgAGTTTTAAAACAAGTTTGTAAAATAATTCCAATCAAAATAAAGAGAATCCAAAACTAAATAactaataaaatcatttcaacacAATACTAACAATAACAAactaaacacaatttaaaaatatttttattttgactaaACTTTGCGCAAACGTTATTTGTGAACGCCCCCTGAAACGTCAACAGCTGAGCGCAGTAGGCATTTGTTTTTGTCTAGTTTGCGTCGTCGCGGCAGACGTCCGGGAGTGAGGAGCAccgttttgtgttttgtttattGTTCGTGGGTGTTATTTGTTGTGTTAATTTTGTTCTACCAATGCAATCGCAGAAGGTGGTCTTTTGGCATTCCGGATTCTGATCCAAATGGAGCCACAGCAGGAAGGTGGTAAGAACCGTGGCAAAAGAAAGCCACAAGACagtcaacagcagcaacaacaccaTGAACCTGGTAGCGGCGGAGACCACTCCGGAGGTCCACAGCAGTAACAAgtggtcagcagcagcagcatcctcTACAAGTTCAAGGTCAACAGCAAGGACAAGTAagagtttttttgtttaccttaTTGTTTGCCTTAaataaacttacaaaaaatatttttatcttccaGGCAAATACAGCAGCAACAAATCCAGTCCAAACCACCATCGGAACCGGCTTCTGAATCCGGCGGGTCTCAACAGTGTGGGGATTTTCTCCAGAAcatgcaacagcagcagcagcagcaacaggtgTCATAACCTGCTCCTGCACCGGTTCAAGCTGAGCCCCTGAAACAAGCTCAGAGCCAACAGCAGAAGGGAGGTAGTGGCAGTGGAATTTATAAGTAAGTAAATGTTTTCTAAATGTACTGCAACTTACTGTGCAATGATTGAAACTTTATTTTCTGACAGACAAAAATAACAGCATAAAAAACAGGAGCAGCAAGAGTTGGAAAAACCGCACAGCAACCTCAGCAACCACTGGCAGCTGCCCACTTCCGTTCACCGTTCCCCATCCACCGTCAGGCCTCAGGCAGGCATCTGCCGACCCATGGCCTAATCCGTGGCGTCGAATAGGATCTGTCCGGCAGGAAGATCGACAAGGGAAGCGAAAAATTTGCTGCTGGTAGGTGAATTTCTTGGGCTGCTGGAGTTGAGTGTAAGTTGTTGATGGACCAAATGTGCGATTTGACGGCTGCCTAAATCATCCGGAACAGGACCACAACTCGTCAAACTACTTCGCGTCCAGAACCTTTCTACAGATAGTCCGGGATCAAGGCAACCAAATAACTGGAGAAAGCGCTGAATCCGCGAATGCTGTTCCAGAAAAGTAAGTCTTTTCAAAAGGGTAATCaatgaaaaattcataattatttttgttttttttttcagagatgcGATCATCGAAATGACGAAAGTTTCCCACCGATTGTTATCTGAATTTTTCTGTTGAGATGAATATCACCAGAACGACTACCGTCAGATAAGTGCCTTATTTGTATTTCTTTTAATAGAATGAGACACTTTgtgatatttatatttatttttaggttGAAATTCAACTATAACCAACAAGTGCAGCAAAAAAAACAGCCCAAAGGAAATAAGATGTTTGCCAGAGTAATGTGATACGAAGAGACGTAGTGATTTACGTAGTATTTTTTATTCGGAAACATTTTTCAGATAAGGTTGGatctaatggtacgttcgtttgcaGAGTCAGTGCGgaactgagtgccgcactcgtcggtgccagttttggtttaTTAGAGGAGAAAATCAACTCGCGACTAAATTTTTAGGCTAGGAAtgtgataaaataataacactttttgttatgcaatcaatccttataaataacagtttttgttatttgggtGCTCCCCATCTATTGCTCAGAATAACTAACCTTGTTATTCTATTGTTCTGGATTCTATGTTATTAgtatgttattgcaataacagaaCAATAacaatttcagttatttttcgaacaaatctttgttatggaaatttgttattttaacaactaatccgatcaaccCAATAACGGATtttgatcttctcacaatatcaaaaactgaccttcccaagttatttccgtctgctcgggaacaaagagaaacgctaaaagtaactttttcaaaactttttttcgtaaaatcgcgataactcgtgatgtttataagcaaaccccttatgtctatatatcaatttttttgtaattgtctgctctacaactttgtagaacattgttacactctaaaaaataaccctgcaaagttagaaaaaaacacgaaattttaaaatgaaaaattttgttctaaatgaaaaaatgacccttctgggacaatgtagattcgaaaagaacattaaatttcccataaaatgacatgttccaaaattttttacagtctagtaacggaaaatgggagaatttttaaaacttttttagtgttttttcgatgaaacatacgtttattcggaattctgagtacgccatcaaatcgggcgtctaattttacataaaagtccctttgacaccaaatttctatctcatcaccgtttcaggctgcaaattgttgaaaaacacctcttttttcgcatgttcaaaaatggaaggaatcgtaccgcccctccgtcacgagatatcaaaaaacggacctcggattcgtgatcagggacaaaagttaccccttaagacaaagtttcacgcaaatcgaagaggggtcggggcaacttttcccgatttcgtgtgagttggtagagaattacccaaaatgataatcttttaaggtccttaagatataagtcggttactaaccaaaccgtctcagttgaaacatactgtggtcatggccaagtcctgccaagacgggggtactaatacatacatacatacatacatacatacataacttaaactgttattaaactcttatgcgaaaatggattttgcatgaatattccataacaatttttgttattttaacagtatttgttattgaaatggcattaattttgttattaccgtctgcccactcgataatgacatttgagaagggcgcaagttttttttttttaatatttttgtatttcgtaatttaaatatttctgtatctcgaagccattgcatcgtatcaaaaagcggtcaatgacaaacttgtagaaaatttgacgggctttccgaaaaaaatacactgaaagaaaaaaacacgtcaaatttgaaggtgagcccacaattttttttcgttcaaaatttttgtgaaaatagcctaagatgttacaaaaagactcacgaaaaatgcaggatggagcaactctcctaaaaaaatacaaaaatcatttactgaaactgtttttttttcaaaagtgctctaaacatcaaaattttcaaaaaccgaacacgagagtcaattctccagacaattttacataaaagtctccatattgaccattgtcctttgtccaatccttgtgaagttacagcgattttaaaaataaaaatgttgaaaaagtaggttttttgatggtttttggtaaTTTCTTTAAGACATACTTGATTTTTCTCTCTCgacaatatttttaccggacagctcgtccaatttcccataagtttgtctttgaccacatttcaattggatgtatgggcttacagatataagctaataaaATTGCTCATAaccaaaaacataattttttttcattgtagtatagtaacctggacagtaaattagcttatatctgtaagcccatacatccaattaaaatatggtcaaagacaaacttatgggaagttggacgagctttccggtaaaatatTTCCGAgagtgaaaaatcaagtctgtcatatagaaattgccaaaaaccatcaaaaaacctatctttcaacatttttatttttaaaaccgctgtaacttcacaaggattggacaaagGAAAagggtcaatatggagactattatgtaaaattgtctggagaatcgactctcgtgttcggtttttgaaaattttgatgtttagagcacttttgaaaaaaacagtttcagtaaatgatttttttttattttttaggagagttgctccatcctgcatttttcgtgagtctttttgtaacatcttaggctattttcataaaaaatttgaacgaaaattaatcgtgggctcaccttcaaatttgacttttaaacttaaaaatcaaaaaatctcatgaatgtggcgtgtttttttctttcagtgtattttttcggaaagcccgtcaaatttccttcaagtttgtctttgaccactttttgatacgatgcaatggcttcAAATACAGCAATattaaaattacgaaatacaaaaatatttaaaacacttacgcccttctcaaatgtctttacttggtgtcaaagggacttataTGTAAAatcagacgcccgatttga from Culex quinquefasciatus strain JHB chromosome 3, VPISU_Cqui_1.0_pri_paternal, whole genome shotgun sequence includes:
- the LOC119768675 gene encoding uncharacterized protein LOC119768675, translating into MLNKLGLPETIFVGCGQSLGLGQFSSNLKGEELTVRWALHSSYENGRPSTESNYHRLESGQQQGQNPRFRNPPKIARIWNAIREKIVKVSTLVGEQDSDCPQNPDDVLSKG